The following proteins are encoded in a genomic region of Arachis stenosperma cultivar V10309 chromosome 4, arast.V10309.gnm1.PFL2, whole genome shotgun sequence:
- the LOC130975900 gene encoding F-box/kelch-repeat protein At3g23880-like, translating to MKKKSIHDILPLELIHRIFLRVPAKHLARLSNNNDALQVRKVSPSFTLESPPHFEVLGSCRGFVLLHQPERFLVVWNPLTGSSKLISYSHIASGFKHKYGFGYDASQDDYLAVVPWQDKHGQDHFDCFSLRANSWIDFKDALPKPLGFNNWHSPGLFFNGAIHWVPSILNDYRDAILIFDLKERTFSMISVPEKLGRSSCIYSGLALLGGCLALYYRNIDSYKTEIWVMKEYKVHSSWTLYQISPTYDFRPLYLSIAMDLIGKRHTYDKSEFYIYNLREERLQRFKYLCFPGAFFEADAVYTESLLPLPSGIKDKDEKEEEKGM from the coding sequence TAACAACAATGATGCATTACAAGTAAGAAAGGTGTCTCCCTCTTTCACGTTGGAATCACCACCTCATTTTGAGGTCCTGGGATCATGCAGAGGCTTTGTTCTCTTACATCAACCCGAAAGATTTCTTGTGGTATGGAACCCACTTACTGGATCCAGCAAATTGATATCCTATTCTCATATTGCTTCTGGTTTTAAGCACAAGTATGGATTTGGTTATGATGCTTCACAGGATGACTACTTAGCTGTTGTACCTTGGCAGGATAAGCATGGCCAAGATCACTTTGATTGCTTTTCCTTGAGAGCCAATTCATGGATTGATTTTAAGGATGCACTCCCCAAACCCTTGGGTTTTAATAACTGGCATTCTCCTGGGTTGTTCTTTAATGGCGCTATTCATTGGGTGCCTTCCATTCTTAACGATTACAGGGATGCTATTCTTATCTTTGATCTCAAGGAAAGGACTTTCTCAATGATATCTGTCCCAGAGAAACTGGGAAGGAGTTCATGTATCTATTCAGGTCTTGCCCTATTAGGAGGCTGCCTAGCCTTGTATTATCGCAATATTGATAGCTATAAAACTGAGATATGGGTGATGAAAGAATATAAAGTGCACTCATCTTGGACTCTCTATCAGATTTCTCCTACCTATGACTTTCGGCCTCTGTACTTATCCATTGCTATGGATCTTATTGGAAAACGTCATACCTACGATAAATCGGAGTTCTACATATACAATCTCAGAGAAGAGAGGCTCCAACGTTTTAAATATCTATGTTTCCCGGGTGCCTTCTTTGAAGCTGATGCTGTGTATACAGAGAGTCTCTTGCCGCTCCCAAGTGGCATTAAGGATAAAGATGAGAAGGAGGAGGAAAAGGGTATGTAA